The Micropterus dolomieu isolate WLL.071019.BEF.003 ecotype Adirondacks linkage group LG14, ASM2129224v1, whole genome shotgun sequence DNA segment AAATCAAACTAAAGTTACACACACGAACCTGACAGCATTGCTGCGATCGTCAGCATCTCACTCACACAGTCAAACTCGCAGGATGCAACCAGCGCTTTGGCCGTCTGAGGGTCCAGAGGGATTTCAGACATTATAATGCCAATCTCAGACAAGTTGCCATCATCATCTAAAGCTGCGAGGTAATCCAGCTCCTCCAATGCCTGCATGAGACCCTCGGGATCTGTAACCAGCAAACAGCGTTAGTTTGACATGTAAATTCCATAATTCAAAAAGAACTGCAAATAGTAGTGTCACAACATTTGTGCATCTTTTTTTGGGGAGgggcattttattttaatatgctGGGAATTCCCACCAGGCCCCATTGCCCCACAAGTGGTACTTTCTAAAAAAGACACTAAGATGAGATGAATTTGCTGAAAATATCACATAGAATGTACCATTTCTCACAAGGATTCTCTTCTCTTATACAAACACCAACTTATGCCATCACAATCACCCATAATGATGTATGTATATAAGGGTGAGTAACTTCCATGACAAATTTGGCAAAAATGTAGAgatattacagtatattttgcCTCTACTTCCCCTTCATTGTACTTGTACTGCCCTAACGAGACATCTTGTATAATCGTTAATGAGCTGGCCTCTTTTAGCCTGTTCTGTTCATGTTAGGGTGGGTCAGAGCTCAGACAATAGTTAGTAGCAGGGCCCTGTCAGCTCAGCTAAATCATGGCTGACTGGGCCCAAACAGCTATACAGAGCAATCTGTACTTCTCATCTGTAATTCCACTGCCCAAAAAAGCCTTCCCACATACACcactgtggctgtgttttagGGTGGAAGAGAGATGCTGTCTGTGGGAACCAGTAACCTGATAATAAAAAAGTGGTGATGTTGTGCCGGCTAACCTGGTCTGTCGATGAAATCGCACTGTGCAAGGCCGGCTATCTCCATCCTTTTCAGGAAAAGGACTGTTGGTGTGATGTTGGACTCCAAGATCTGTGGGGATTTCTCTACAGGAAGCTGGGTATCTTCTGGATACAGGCAGAAACATTTACCTGGGAAATACATTGAACTAGATTCACTAACTCATCATTAACTGTCACTAACTCATCATTAACTTAATCTGATGTTGTTCTTCCAGCATTATTATAGTAAAGATTCCAGGATGTTTTACCATGTCTGAGTTTGACATCATCAGAAAGAAACCTTTTTTATCCTTTTAAACTTGTTTAAGTGTCATCTAGCAAGCAGATTGTCAGACATACCGGTTGGTCCAGACAGCTGCTTGCGTAGGTCTGCCTGACATTGACTGACAGGTTGAAGTACCTCCGAGTTAGCTCTTATTCTTGGATTGTACACCTACACAGTCCAGAGTACAGAGTTAATATCAGCATATTACTCATTGCAGGTAAATATGTTTGGTTGGAAATAACGTACCATCTTTTTCTGGACTCCTGTGTCAATGACAAAGTTGACAGACTCTGTAGGCCACCACATATCCTCCCCCTGTTGGGTAGAGAGGAAAACCCTCCTGGACCTCTTGGAGCCTGGTTGCTCAGTCAGGACAGGCAGTAACCCTCCCTTGCCTGGGCACAGGACCACAGAAACCATCTGGCCCAGCTCCGCACCCAGCCTGGTGCCCTCTCTCCGGAGAATGCTGTAGGCACAATGAACGTCCTGAAGAAGAGATTGCAAGCAAAGTagagagaagtgtgttaaagcAGTCTCAGCTTTGCTCCCATGAAACCactcgtaaaaaaaaaaaaaaaatctcttacCTCAGCCGAGGCAAAAAACACTACAACATCTCCCTCCTCTTTGGTTCGATGGATCTCCAGCACCAGTCTCAGTGCTGAATAGAAGGAGTCTTTGTTGCCGCTGTTGCTGTGCACCACCTCAGCAGGACACGAGACCTCCAGACCGATGAGCGGGATGCTGCCGTAGTGGCTCAGCAGCTTGTCGGTCATGGGTGGGATGGTGAGGACCACTACTCTAAGCTCATGCCTCTGCAGCAGGATGTCCTTGAGGAGACCCAGCAGTATGTCTGTGCTAACTGTCCTCTCGTGGGCCTGATCAATGATAATGACCCCGTAGTGCTCCAGAAAAGGGTCTGACATCATCTCTCTCAGCAGCATGTCATCAGTGCAGTACCTGAGTGATAAAAGCCACCAGAGGGGTTAATAGTGGACGCGGTGAAAATGGCAACTTCAGGATAATAGCTACTTTTCTCAAAAATTGCAATGAtattaaatacagaaaagactctcaaatcctcacatttgagaagatggaaccagtgaatgtttggcattttggccaaTAACTGAATGACATTGTTCTATCACAAAGACGTTTTTGATTTATTGTGATGAGCAGCATCTCCTATGACTCTCTTAAGTTCTTCATCTACGCTGAAGCAGAATCTTCACAGGGGGTCCGTGTGTGTGTACCATTCATGATGTGAGTGAGGAGCACAGGAGAGGAAAGGATTAAGAGTGACAGAGATGGTTTGTTGATGatattaaaattacattcaaacgtgctgctgctggctgtgaAATAGACAGACGGAGAGCTTGTCAACAAACCTCAAAACAGTGTCGGAGGAGCAGCAGGTCTCCAGAGGGATTGTGTAGCCCACTTCGTGGCCTATGTTGACGTCCATTTCATCAGCCACACGTAAGGCCAGATCTACAGCCTGCTGTCTGTTGGTCTGTGTGCACACAACCATGCCgtgctggtactgtgcagtcaGACAGAACTGTGCACACCACTGAGGGATCTGGAAGAGAATAATCACTAAATGTTCAACTTTCCCACGTCATTGCATGTCTTGGCTTTGCTTCAGAGTAAAAATTCTGCATCACAAAGAACACTTTCCATTTGCATAAACTCAGTAGCAAGTATCCTTTTAGGATCGTACTACCAGCTTTTGTTCAAGcacaca contains these protein-coding regions:
- the dhx32a gene encoding DEAD/H (Asp-Glu-Ala-Asp/His) box polypeptide 32a, with the translated sequence MSEINNSAEPDIHAESEECPPEDSFGFGDDLEINQFDGLPFSSRYYKLLKERKTLPVWNVRCEFEDALANNQLVIVSGTAKTGRSTQIPQWCAQFCLTAQYQHGMVVCTQTNRQQAVDLALRVADEMDVNIGHEVGYTIPLETCCSSDTVLRYCTDDMLLREMMSDPFLEHYGVIIIDQAHERTVSTDILLGLLKDILLQRHELRVVVLTIPPMTDKLLSHYGSIPLIGLEVSCPAEVVHSNSGNKDSFYSALRLVLEIHRTKEEGDVVVFFASAEDVHCAYSILRREGTRLGAELGQMVSVVLCPGKGGLLPVLTEQPGSKRSRRVFLSTQQGEDMWWPTESVNFVIDTGVQKKMVYNPRIRANSEVLQPVSQCQADLRKQLSGPTGKCFCLYPEDTQLPVEKSPQILESNITPTVLFLKRMEIAGLAQCDFIDRPDPEGLMQALEELDYLAALDDDGNLSEIGIIMSEIPLDPQTAKALVASCEFDCVSEMLTIAAMLSAPCCFLEPPAGMTHEAVQCLRKFQHPEGDHFTLINIYNAFKQSQKDQYFSAEKWSQDYFLDHSALKAAEVIRSELTETLNRIELPISEPSFGTKTNTHNIKRALLAGFFMQIARDVDGSGNYFILTHKHMAQVHPLSGYGAQSHKLGLPEWVVFHEYTLSKNNCMRTVSEISPEVYIQMAPLYFFYNLPPSESKDILQDMLDPDGSRKCKDEKQKAIAISSNANSSAAAVPQSYDRCVIQ